The nucleotide window AAGAGCATAGGTATCGCCCCCGATACCAGGTATCGGTACCGATACTTAAAAACTTCCCGGAACCCTAAAATACCCCCTTTCTCTAACACCTCCCGGTGGTTCCATGCGCGGTGTTATAGTGCCCCTTGTGACGCCTTTCAATGAGGACTACTCCATTGATGTTCCGGCCCTCGAGGAGCACATTGAGTTTCTCCAGACGGTCGGCGTCCATGGGATATTCATCAACGCTACAACCGGAGAGTTCACGAGTCTCAGCGTCGAGGAGAGAAAGTTTCTGGCCGAGAAGGGCAGGGAGCTCGTTAACGCGTCCTTCTATCTTGTCGGTACCGCATCATCCAACACCTCTGAGGTCGTTGAGCTTACGAAGCACGCCCAGGATATAGGGGCTGACTACGCCGTCATAGCGCCCCCTTACTACTGCCCCCTGAACGACGAGGCCCTATTTAGGCACTACTCGATGGTCGCCGAGAGAACTGATATTCCTATTATACTTTACAACATCCCCTCCTGTGCCAATGCCCTCAGTGTTTCCCTCATCAAGCGCCTAACCTTGGAGTATTCAAATATCGCCGGCGTAAAGGAGACCATCGACAGCATAAACCACATCAGGGATGTTATCCTTGATGTCAAGGGCGAGAGGAATGACTTCAGGGTCTTCACCGGTCTAGACCAGCACTTTCTGAACACACTCGCCCTCGGCGGCGACGGCGGTATAATGGCCTGCGCCAACTTCGCGCCAGAGGTTCATCTTGCCCTCTGGAAGGCGTTTCAGGAGAAGCGGTTCGAGGATGCCTTTGAGTATGCCCGCAGACTGGCAAAGCTGTCGAGGGTCTACGACCTTGCCTCCTCCTTTGGCTCGGCAATAAAGCTCGCCATGTCCCTCAGGGGATTCTCAATAAGGCCTGTCCTAAGGCCTCCGTATCTGATGGATGGGGAGAACGTAAAAGAGGGGATAAGAAAACTGCTCGCCGAGGTGCTGGGCTGAGTTTGAGGACGAAAAGTAGAAATAGTTAGAAGAAGAACCGCTAAATGGTGAGACTATGGAGAGAGTAAGTGAGGCGAACATAAAGTACGTTATGGAAGAGCTTGAGCGCCTAAAAGTTGAAATCCAGCGCCTTGAGGCCATGCTGGTTCCAATGGTTAAAAACGAGATTTCGGCGGAGGAAATTGAAGAAATAGAACGAGAAGCCAGGGAATTTTATGAGGAGGAATGGATTGACGCAGATGATCTTGAGGGGCTCCTGGAGGATGATTCATGACGTTCGACGTTAAAATAAAGAAGGAAGTCATCAAAGCCCTTAAATCTCTCCCTAAAGCCAACCGAAGAAAGTTCATGGAACTAAAGGATGCCCTTCACTATGAGGCAGTTCCAAAAGACAGGTTCGACATCGTCAAAATAAAAGGCTCTAGGGATTTGGACATATATCGGGTTAGAATCGGGGAATATAGAATCATCTACTCCGTAAACTGGGAAAAACGCCTGGTACTAATCCATAGGCTGAAGAAAAGGGGAGATGCGTACAAATAACTCACTGAATTTTGTACCTCAGGAACGCCGCTATTCCTCCAAAGGCCTTGTAGAACTGCTGGCCCTCCTCGGTGTCGAGTGATATTATCTCCACCTCGGAGCCGCTCTCCTCCGCCATTTTTATTAGCTCTTCAGCGACGTCCCACTTCTCGAAGCTGAGGTTCTGACTGCCGCACTTGGGGCAGTGGGTGAGCTTCTTCCTGTAAACATGGAACTCGGACTCACTCATGGTCTTGAGGTCTTCCCAGCCGCAGCTGTTGCACTTAACCTTGACCCTGACCCTGTCGTAGCCCTCGCTGAGGAGGAGCGTATCTACCGCTCCAAGCTCAAGGGCCTTCCTGACCTCGTTCTCACCGTACGTTATCATCCCGGTGTCCTTGACGAGGTGCCTGAAGAAGTTCTGTATGAGGTGGCGCTCCTTTATGGCCTCGTGGTCCTTCAGGATGTCGCTGGCCTTCTCGACGAGCTCCTTGAGGCCGTAGGCCCCGCTGTAGCTGATATCAACGACGCCGATTATCTTCTTCCTGAGCTCGTGGTGGAGGTACTCGCCGTCTATGAAGTCCTCCTTGGTCGGCCCGGGGCCGCCTATGATTATGCCCCTCAGCTCGCCCTTCTCCAGGAGGGGAAGGAAGGCCTTGTTGGCGTGCTCTGCGATGCGTTTCATGAACTCATGCGTTTCTTGCTCACGGATGCGCTCGTAACGCCTGGCCGACTGACCACCGGCGCGGGTCTTCCCGGGAACGTTTGAGGTTAGCTCGTCTATGACGTCGATGCGCTTTCCGCGGAGGACTCCGATGGTGGCCTCGTTCTTCTCAACGGTTATGAGGCCATACGCATCTTTAACGCGGAGCATCTCCTCAAGCGGTTCGGTGATGAAGGTCTGGTCGCATCGGTAGAGCCTGACCTTCAGCGGCTCGGGCGGGACTATCGCCCACAGCCTTATGTCGCTTACCCCCTCCTGCTCGCTGACGTTGCCGACAAAGAGGGCCAGGCCGGTCTCGGGGGTCTTGCGGTAGAGCTTGAGGTGCTGCATCGCCCTTTCGAGGGCACCGAGGACGTTCTTTCGGGTTGATTTACTCTTGATGTTCTGGGCCGTTCCGTACTCCTCTCGCAACTGCTGCATGACCTTGTTCAGGTCGTACCCGGCAGGAACGTAGAGGCTCACCAGTTCTGTGGCTCGACCTCGATAACCCTTCAGCTCCTCGACCTTCTTCTTTAGTTCATACATCTCCGCAGACTTGTGAGACATGAGCATCACTCTCCTTCAGAACGTTTTTCCAGCCAGTTTCCGCTACCTGAGAATGAAAAAGCAGGGAATTTATAAAAGTTTAGGAATGGAGGAGGATTCAGCTAGAACCAGGAGATTATTATGAGTGCTATCACTCCGAGTACACCGCCTATAGCTACAATGAGCACGTTCAACAACGTAAACGGGACGCTTGAAAGGCCAATCCAGTTCGTGAACCACAGAATTATCAGGCCGATTACCGCGTTGGCCACGAGGTATCTGACTATGGCAAAACCAACCTTGACTATCAGCACTACGGCCAGGAGCAGGAAAAACAGGAACAGCAACTCCGCTATCATGGTATCACCTTAAGTAGTTAAAAAGAACGGGCTTATTAATCTTTCGCAACATAAATGGAATTATGAAAGAAATGTATTGATTCGATTTCAGTTTATGGAAGTTTTTCAAGAACCTCTTTGGCTATCTCCCCCAGCGGGACCCACTTCCTGCCCTCGAACGGGAGTATAACCTTGTCCTCGACGCTGACGAGCTCTTCAACGTGTTCTCTTGCCTCCTTAGCCCCAAGCTCCCCGATTAGTATCAACGCGAACCCCTTTGTGTTTCTGTCACCTTCCTTCAGTGCATCGATTAGGTCGTTGATTACTGTACCCTTCAGGGCCCTTGCCCGGTCAGGAAACCTGCGGGCGAGTTCGTAAGAGAGAACCATAGCGTTTTCCTTCACGTAGGGGTTCCTGTTTCCGGTAAGTTCGATGGCTTTGGGGAATATTTTATCGACGTGGGGTTCGATAACGTCCGCCCTCTGCCCGACTACCATTCCCAGAATCAGCAGCGCATCTCCCCTGATTCCCGGTGCTGTGTCGTTGAGGAGTTCGATGAGTCCGTTGAGTGCCTTCTTGTCCTTCACCACCATGGAGACTATCTCGTCAAAGCGTTCCGCTTCGATGAGCTTTTTTATTTTATCCCTCTTCGAACCGAAGGAGAGGAACGCCATGGGGATCACCTAATTAGTCACTTACGGCAATCCTAGTTAAGACTTTCGCTTTGAGAATCTTGGAGCTCCAAACCTGAACCTGAGAAGGGATATGAACATCTCGATGATGTCCCTTTTCAAATTCAACCTGCTGTCCCGCTCGCTCTCGTTCCATACTACCGGCAACTCGCACACCTTTAGGCCCTTCCGCTTGAGCCTTACCAGAATCTCGGTATCCCAAAACCACCCGCTGTCTTGGGCTTCCAGTAGAGAATCCCTTGTTGTTTCGAGGTTAAACGCCTTGAAGCCGCATTGGTGATCCGTGATTCCCGTGCGGAAGAGAACGTTAACAAGCAGGTTGTAGCCTATACTCAGAATCTGACGGTAGAGGCTTCTGTTCACCGTGGAGCCTGGTCGAAGTCTAGAGCATATCACGGAATCACAGCCTGTCTCCGTGATGTGCTTAACCGCAAGCGGGATATACTCCGGGGGCACGGAAAGATCGACATCGAGGTGTATCATTATCCCTGTGTTGGGAAGATTCCTGATGGATCTCTTGATGGCGCCGCCTTTTCCCAGTCTGCGTTTGCTATGAATGCACAGAACCCGTGAATACTTCCGCGATAATTTCATGCAGATCACGTCGCTTCCGTCCGTGCTCCCATCTTCAGCAATGAGTATGGTATAATCACTAATTTCCGAGCGCGCCAGAACTCTTATGACACTATCAACGGCATTTTCAAGGAAGTCCTGCTCATTATACGCTGGAATTATCACGTATACCTTTGGAGGTCTCATGACAATCTTCCCCCGATTGACAGGGTTTCTGGGCAATCACCACTATCGAGGTTCCAATGGGCAGTTTCAGTCCTCGAAGAATTAAGTAATTATCGAGTTTGGATATCGCATAGAGAGCGTCGTTTAGTGGTTTGGGAAGGCGAACTAGGCTGTGAGATTTTCCCAGTTTCTTCTGGATTGCTGAGGGGATGAACAATATAAAATTCCAGTACGACCAGAAAACAATGTTGAATCCTGTACCCTGAGTTAATTTCAGCACCTGCCTTGCAGAGTACCTTCGCTTGTGGCCATGAACGTCGTCGTGAATGCCCCAAAGCCACATAAAAGCAGGTACGGTTATTAGGAGTTTCCCTCCCGGCTTTAGAACACGCCATATCTCCTTGATAGCGCGTCTGTCGTCCACGTGCTCCAGTATATCCAGGGCTGCAACGCTCATAAACGTTGAATCATCAAATGGAAGTGCTTCTACGTTGCCCCGTATGATGTTTCTCCCTAATTTTGAAGCGTACTCAATCATAGTGTCCGACAATTCCACTCCAACCGAGTGGGGAACTATGCCTTTGATAGCTTCTAGATTTTCACCGCTTCCGGAACCAACGTCCAGAAGAGGTCCGTGAAAGTGGAATTTTAATAAGAGCGACTTAATGAGATCTCTGCGGGATTTAAACCACCAGTAGGTCCTTTCAAAATCCAGATGAATCATTTCTATTTCATCGCTCATAAGTCCCATTCTGGGTTTCCCCTAGAACAACTTTGGAAACGGCACAATATAAATGTTTGGCATCTATAGGATAACCTTATATATCCTCCACCCCTTAAACCACTAGATGTGGCGCAGAGATGCGTTTTACAAGGCCATTACTGCTCGATTGTGGATCATACTGCTAGTAGTCTATGCGTTCGAACTGTGGCTGAGGCTGATGATTCGGCACTGGCTTTTCCTAACGGGGGCTTTCGATTTGGGCCTGTTTTCTCAGTCACTGTGGACGACCGCTCATTCGGAGGGGCTTCTGTTTAACACCCCGGAGTTCATAGAGCTGGGTGTTAAGTCCCATATGGAGGTACACTTTCAGCCGATCCTCTTTATTTTAGTTCCTCTTTATTACCTGTATTCGCGCCCTGAATTGCTTCTCACACTGGTCCCTATTGCTATGTTTGTCGCAGGGGTGATTTTCTACCTCTTTTCGCGGGACGCTCTTGAAGGTATTGAGCATTCAGTATATGTTATTTTATTTTTCATTCTGTGTCCATTTGCATGGATTACTGACGATTTTCACCCCTCAGTTCTGGCAGTTCCTGTAATTTTTGCCATCGTTTATTTTGCCCACAGGATACTGGTAATGGGGGACTCCTCCCCATCAAACAAGCTCGGAGTCATTCTTCTCTCGATTCTGCTGTTGTCCACTAAGGAAGATGCGGGAATTGCTCTCGTTAGCATTGGCGTCCTATTTATCCTTGTAAGGGAGAGGAGAAGTTTGTGGAGCATCTTAAGGAACATGGCCTCAATCAAAGGACTTCGGGAATTTTGTATGGCTCATCAGCTTGAAGTGACCTTTATACTCGTTGGAATCACGTCGGTTATCGTTGAAACATTTGTGCTGGTTCCAATGTTTAATCCCACCGGCCATTATCCTTTCCTGTCAGGAGATGTGGGAAAGATTTACTTGGATCTCGATTCTTTTTATCTGAGGGCGATATACATAGTAGTATGGTTGGGTTACTTTGGGATACCGCTGCTTAAAAATCCCCGGTTTTTGATTCCGCCTTTGATTCCATTAGCGGAGATCATAGTTATGGGCTCGTGGAGCCCGGTGGTGGCTATTGGAACGCACTATTCATATATTCTCCTTCCTATGAGCCTTGTGTCTTCAATCTACGCGCTTCGTGCCCTGAGATCATCTGAAAACAGTCCTCTTTTAAAAACGATGAGGTTTAGCCTTGGTATGGCAATGATGATTTTTCTTTTGGTCGCACCTCCCATAAACTTCTCGGAATACATTGGAGTCTGGGGGACCTCTTCCTACACACTTTCCAGCGTGTGGGACGTATGGGATGGTTATATGGAAATCCTAGATGAGAGCTTGCCTGTATTCTACGAGGCAGACAGGAGATGTGCACTGGTAGTCCAGGGAAACATATTCCCACGCCTTGCCAACAGGAACACCACTTATGTAGTAAGGACAGTTTTTGGCAACTCTTACCTCCAGAACAACAGCATAGTTATCGTAGACTCACTGTATGGAAGATTATTCAACTCTTCCATGAAGGTCATTAATGGGAGACTCCAAAACGGCAGCTACTCCAACGTTCAGGTAATTGACTTGAGGCAGGTGGTGTACAGGTGCTCCGGCCAGGACCCCGCTATGACTCCAATACGCCCCGAGGACTCAGTGGTAAAGTGTGTCACGGAGACCTTTAAGCATTATATACATCGGTGCGAAAGTCAATTGACTGAAGTTTCAGGCAATGGCTAGAAATCCCGCAACTGAGGAGGAGGCAAAATGAAAGGCTGTGAAACCGTGAGATAAGAATCTCCATTAGGTACTGGGGGGGATTCAATGAAGAGAGCAGCTCTTGAAAGATTGATTCCTGGGCTCATTCTTTTGATATATGCCATTACGCGGGTTACGCTCTTGTTCCAGATGAACGAATACATCGACTATGACGAGGGGACATACCTACTAATAGCTAGACTTATCAACCAGGGATACCTCCCATACCGGGATATCTTTGCCGTTCATCCTCCCCTCTACTACTACATCCTGGCTTTATGGCTGCGTGTTTTTGGGGATAGCTACATCGTTGGACGGATGCTTTCCGTGGTGGCCGGTGGAATTTCCATCATCATAGCATATAAAATTGGAAGCGAGCTTAGAGATGAAAAACTGGGGATACTGTTCGCGCTTGCTTTAGTTCTTGACCCGACGATACTTCGAGTCAATCGGCTAGTACTACACGATACCTTCGTGGAACTTTTCGTGATTTTTTCAATGTATTATTTTATCAGATACAAAAAGACCCGTTTGATTAAATACGCCTATATCTCCCTTGCTCTGGCTGGAATTGGAAGCGCCATCAAGTTCACAATTATACCGTATATTGTGGCCCTGTACATTGTGTTCGTGCTTATGTTGCTGGGGGAAAAATCCTGGGAGTACATTGAATCTGGCCTTCGAACAGTACTCTCCAGCTCCCAGGTCCTCGTTGTCATGGCGCTATACCTGCTCCTTGCCGCCGTATTCGTCTCACTCCGAATGGCTTGGCCTTCGTGGGTTACCGAGAAAATCCTCGTGCTCCTGGGGATACATCCGTTTTCTCTAGTAGGTCATAAATACGTTGGGGGGCTCATCGTCGTTGCATGGGCATTCCTAACGATTTACGTATTCGGTTGCAGATATGTCGGGAAGTTGGTGCATATAGCCCGCGAGACAATGGGACACTTAAAACCTGCGGCGTACCTGTTGCTTTCCCTCTTGATCCCCAAGGCTGTGGTTGAGCTCCTGCTTGGATACGCAGTATCCACCGATTACCTAAACCAGACCTACCTTCTCCAGAGTAGCAGGTACTTCTCGTTCGCCGCGCTCTTCCAGCTCTCCAGTGAGGTTATTAATACATTCTATTCCGGCGTTCAGGAACGTGCATCGGTCTTCGTTCCGATGTTTTTCCTGACCGCTGTCACCCTGGTGCTGCTGCTCAGGGAAAATCAGCTTAAACGGGACAGTGCTGTCTCACTCCTGTTTCTATTGAATTTCGTGATGTATATGCTGCTGTTCCCAATAATCCCCAACCTTAGGTTTTTGATTCCTTTCATCCTGGTGTTTTATCTGTTTGCCCTTGATGTGGTAATGTCCGCCGGTTCGATGGGAAACTTTAGAAACCTCATGGTGTTTGGAACAGTGTTTCTCCTGCTTATGTCCATGACCGACTATGGACTCCTCATCAACGCCCCCCGCGGCAGTTTGGAACTTCCCATGAGCATTCACTCAAAGTCCCTGAGAGACGGTGCCGATGCTTATCTTGAGTCTCATCCATGTAATGTGACGTATTCGATAAACCCGATGAACGCTTATTATCTGGGTCTCAATGTTCCACCGTGGTTCGTTGACTCATTTGGGCTGCTGTACATGGCAGAATATCCTCCAGGCCGACTGGTGGAAGATCTTAAGGAAATCGGTGTGGATTGCATTGTACTCGGTACATGGATGGATAAAATCTCAGATAGAAACTCTGACTTAAATGCGCTGTACTCCCCGATCAAATCGTTTGCCTTGGTAAATGGAACCCCCATCTTTTCGGGCTCTTACTCGAATGGAGATCTGATCCTGGTATCCAGGATTGACTATCCTGCAAGGATGCTCACCCCTGAATCCAGGGAAGGAAAATTATGGCTCTTAGATGGAATCCACGAGACCTTTGCAGTTTATCCAATTGCCTCGAACCAGAGCTTTAACTTCAGCACGGTTCTGGAAAGGCTCGATGGGGATAGTTTTCTTGTTAAATGGTACAATGAAGATAGTGTCTATGTGGTTGCTACTGTTGTAGCAAATGCTAGTGGGGTCATGATCACTCTTAAAAACGATACCGCAGAGCTTGTCGTGACGTTTTCGGGGATTGCCATAGACGATGACGGAAACGTCCCCGATCCCGACATGCGTGAGGATGTCTTGAATATATACGTCGGTACCGAGAAATTCTGGGTGGCTGGGAGAGAACTGCACTACACGTCAAAGGGTCGGGTTCTCGTGAGGGGCAAACTCCTGAAGATTACCAAGGTTATCCATTCTGGCCGTTCATAGCGCTCTCTATGTCCTCTGATATTTCGCTCTCGATCGTGTTCTGGAGCTCTCCAGTCTTGTGGATGGTACCAAAGCGGGGATCAAAGAACTTGCGTACGAACACGAATATCATAACGATAGCTATGGCTACCATGAAAAGGTACTCCACTGAACCCTGGGCATTTCTCCGCATTCCAAATCACCCAATACCTTAAGAAGTATTAAAAGTTTAAAAAAGTTTAGAACAAAACTTCAGCTACCGATCTCGCTGTTGAGCTCCTCACTTATCTGCTGCTCTGCAGTGTCGGCTATGTCACTGGCGCTCTGTCCCCTGTTCTTGAGCTGCCTCCAGACTATAAGCACTATAACCAGAGCGGCAGCGATCATAAACAGGTACTCAATCGCACCCTGGGCCTTCCTCTTCATGTTATCCACCTCCAAAGGATTACTTCATACCTAAATGCACCGAAAAAGCTTATATAGCTTTCTCCCCAAATTTAAGGAGATGGCCCCCAATACTGCGGAAACAGCAGGGGTGGTTTCGTGGAGTTGGTAAGCGTCCAATGTGAATCATCGAGCATTGAAGATTGTATAAACAATATACTATTAAAGTCAAGGGAACTGCTGTACCCCCTGCCGGGTTCTATCGTTTCCTCCAAAATAAACCTCACGTTCGGTGCCTTCATGAACCTCACGGTAACAATGTTGCTTGATACCCGTAATGATATGAAAAAAGGTATCCTCGCGGACTACGCCCACGGGAAAAACAAAGAGGACGCCATAAGCAAGACAATGGACAAGATCAACAGGCTCCTACCGAAGAACGCCAGGATTGTGGACTTCGAGGTAGGCACCTATACAACCCCTGTGACCAGGAGGACCTACGCCGTCGTGGTCGTGGTCTACAACGCGCCCCTGGAGGAGAAGCCCCTCAACGAGTTCACAATAAAGGAACGCAGGGAGCTCCTGGCGAGAATTCTGGAGACGTTCAACTACAACCCCCGCGTCCTAAACATCTCCGAAATAGCGAGGATGTTCAGCGTCTCAAGGGACTCGATATACTACGACATCGAGCAGATACTCAAGGAGAAAAAGAAGGGGCGGGTCAGCCGGTAGCGCTTATCGGGGCAGGGGTTGCGGAGAGTATGAAGAGCACCAGCGCCGCCAGCGCCAGGGCGATTCTCTTCTTCGATATCGGGGACACCTCATCAAGCGCCCCGGGGTTGCCCATGGCCCCCATCATGAGGACGAGGATTCCCCATATCAGCCATCCTACCCAGAGGAAGCTCATGCCTATGAGCACGAGCCCAACGGCCGTGGTCAGGTAGCGGTGCGTCCTCTCGCTCAGAAAGGCTCTCGCTATGTGGCCCCCGTCAAGCTGGGCAGCGGGGATGAGGTTCAGGAAGGTCACCAGTATTCCGACCCACCCCGCTATGGCGACCGGATGGAGGAACACGACGCTGTTCTCGGGGAACGTCACCAAGTACTTCTCAATGAACATGAAAAAGAGGTTCTCGCCGAAGGTTATTCCCCCCGTTGGCGGCACCATACTGACGGGAACCGGAACCGATAGCTTCAACCCTATTATGCTGACGGGGATGGCAACGAGAAAACCCGCTATTGGGCCGCTCACGCCGAGGTCAATGGCGGCGTTCCTCGTTGGCAGGGGGGATTTCACCCTTATCACAGCGCCCATCGTTCCGAGCATGCTGGGGAACGGGATGAAGTAGGGCATCGTTGCTCTAACGCCGTGGTAGGCGGCTGCAATCTTGTGGCCCAGCTCGTGGGTTCCGAGTATCGCCATGACGCTTATTGAAAATGCCAGCGCGTTGACGTAGGGGTTTCTTATCCCGGGCAGACCGTATTCGTCGAGGAGGGAGATGTAGCTCAGGGAGAGCCAGTACCCGGCGAGGAACGTGGTGAATATCGTCGCGATTAGGAAAACCCAGGGGAGCCAGCGGTTGTCCTCCCTGACCTCCCCGGCGGGAAAGACGTAGAGGAGAACCCTCCCCCCGCGCCTCTTGAGGGCCGCCCAGTAGCCGAGCTCCTCGAGCTCCCTCAGGACCCTTTCAAAGTCCCCCTCCAGGACATCCCTGACCTCGAAGACGAAGACGTTGCCCTCGACCCCGCGGGGTTCGATGACGTAGAACTCACTCAGCTTTGCCTCCACGGCAGGCGGAAGTGCCGCGGGATGAACGGTGTGGAGAGGAATACGCTGGGAGACGGATGGTTCGTTCGGGGCGTTTTCGGCCCCGGCCTCAAAGCCCACCAGAACCATGTCACCGCCGCACTCGGGGCAACCATTCTCCAGAACCGGCTCGCTGGAATCGATGACTTCCCTGTGACCGCACCTGACGCACTCGTAAATTCCCCTCGACATTTTTCCTCCCAGAATAAAGAGTCGGGAGGGGTTAAAAACCCTACTCCCGGGGTTCGGGAACCTCCACCTCCCCGGAGTCAGCATCAACCTTAACGCGCTCCCCGCTCCTCAGCCTCGAAACGTCTATCCCGTCCACCATGGGGATGCCGGCTATTATTGCACCCGTCGCGACTATGGTCTCCGCTTCGCCAACGATTATGGCCTTCGGCGCCTTCCCGTTTTTCTTGAGGGCATAGATTACATAGGAGCCAACCGTCGAGCCCTTCCCGCGGGGAAACGCGAGTATCTTTCCGGCTATGCTCTGCCCCCTTATGTCGCTCTCTGCATCCGTAACTATTCCCGTTTCGGGGTCAACGCCGCCGAGGAACGAAAGGGCTTTCCTGGAAACTATCAGCTCTCCTTCTGCCTTTCCCCCGACTATCTTCCTTCCCCGGAGCTTCATGGTATCACCTCACGGCGCCTCCCGTATCAGGTTCTCCGCATCGTCGAGCCTCACGCTGAACCCGAATGAGCGGAAGTAAAACGCGGATTTTCCGCTGTTGGTTGCTATACCCGAATACCACCCCTTTATCGGGGAGACAACGAAGCAGGCGTCCGCTATTATTCTCCCGTTGTAGCGCTCTATTATCTCCGTGTAGCCGAGGGCATCGGCCAAAGCCTTGACCGCGCCGCTTGCCGTGATGAACAGGGGTATCCTGAGGGGCCTCCCGCGCATCCTGAGGAGCTCCGCGATCTCCTTTACCTCCTGCAGTGAGGCATGGGGACAGCCGATGAGGATCATGTCTATCTCGCTCCAGTCGTCCCTGAACTCCTCCCGTACGGCCCTAATATCGGAGTCCTCAACGGTTATCGTCTCAAGTTCCTCCGCTATTGCGGTGCGGTACTCGGGGGTCTCGCCCTCCACGTGGTAGAGCGCTATTGATCCGCTCGCTGCCATCGCCGCTCCCATCTCCTTGAGGAACTCGGTTCTCGCGGGTTTTGGCCCCCTGAGGTAGGGCACATCGTTGCCGAGCGTCCTGCCCAGGTGGTAGCCGAGGGCCGCGTAGTCAACGAAGGTTTCCATCTTCGCGTCAACGTTGACCATCACCGTCGCTTTCCTGTTCTCGTCCAGGTGGAGGCCGTAGTTGGGGGTCTTGCCGACTATCGCGGCGGCCAGGCTTGAGGGGCCGCCTTCTCTGTTCGTCCTTGCACCCAGGATGGAGTTGGCGAAGCTTACCGCAGAACTTTCGCTCCATGCTATATGGTCGCCGAACTTCGGAAGGTTCGCGCCGTAGTAGGGGGTGCAGGTTGAGGTGATCTCGATTCCCATCCTTCTGTAAAGCTCAAGAACTTCCCTCTGCTTCTCCATGAATTCATCGTCGCCTATGCCCGCTGGGTTGAGGGTCGTGTAGACGCTGACCTTTGCTCCAGCATTGACGAAGTCCCTCAGAAACTCCATCCCCGCATCGCCGATGTTCTTGTAGGAAACGCCAGCAATCTGAGCGCTCTTTATCGGGATGAGCCTATCAGCACCGTAAATTTCCCCAAGGGCGACGAGTATCTCCAT belongs to Thermococcus camini and includes:
- a CDS encoding ArnT family glycosyltransferase; this translates as MKRAALERLIPGLILLIYAITRVTLLFQMNEYIDYDEGTYLLIARLINQGYLPYRDIFAVHPPLYYYILALWLRVFGDSYIVGRMLSVVAGGISIIIAYKIGSELRDEKLGILFALALVLDPTILRVNRLVLHDTFVELFVIFSMYYFIRYKKTRLIKYAYISLALAGIGSAIKFTIIPYIVALYIVFVLMLLGEKSWEYIESGLRTVLSSSQVLVVMALYLLLAAVFVSLRMAWPSWVTEKILVLLGIHPFSLVGHKYVGGLIVVAWAFLTIYVFGCRYVGKLVHIARETMGHLKPAAYLLLSLLIPKAVVELLLGYAVSTDYLNQTYLLQSSRYFSFAALFQLSSEVINTFYSGVQERASVFVPMFFLTAVTLVLLLRENQLKRDSAVSLLFLLNFVMYMLLFPIIPNLRFLIPFILVFYLFALDVVMSAGSMGNFRNLMVFGTVFLLLMSMTDYGLLINAPRGSLELPMSIHSKSLRDGADAYLESHPCNVTYSINPMNAYYLGLNVPPWFVDSFGLLYMAEYPPGRLVEDLKEIGVDCIVLGTWMDKISDRNSDLNALYSPIKSFALVNGTPIFSGSYSNGDLILVSRIDYPARMLTPESREGKLWLLDGIHETFAVYPIASNQSFNFSTVLERLDGDSFLVKWYNEDSVYVVATVVANASGVMITLKNDTAELVVTFSGIAIDDDGNVPDPDMREDVLNIYVGTEKFWVAGRELHYTSKGRVLVRGKLLKITKVIHSGRS
- a CDS encoding DUF126 domain-containing protein yields the protein MKLRGRKIVGGKAEGELIVSRKALSFLGGVDPETGIVTDAESDIRGQSIAGKILAFPRGKGSTVGSYVIYALKKNGKAPKAIIVGEAETIVATGAIIAGIPMVDGIDVSRLRSGERVKVDADSGEVEVPEPRE
- a CDS encoding aconitase X catalytic domain-containing protein, producing MYLTKEEELILAGEYGYALQKAMEILVALGEIYGADRLIPIKSAQIAGVSYKNIGDAGMEFLRDFVNAGAKVSVYTTLNPAGIGDDEFMEKQREVLELYRRMGIEITSTCTPYYGANLPKFGDHIAWSESSAVSFANSILGARTNREGGPSSLAAAIVGKTPNYGLHLDENRKATVMVNVDAKMETFVDYAALGYHLGRTLGNDVPYLRGPKPARTEFLKEMGAAMAASGSIALYHVEGETPEYRTAIAEELETITVEDSDIRAVREEFRDDWSEIDMILIGCPHASLQEVKEIAELLRMRGRPLRIPLFITASGAVKALADALGYTEIIERYNGRIIADACFVVSPIKGWYSGIATNSGKSAFYFRSFGFSVRLDDAENLIREAP
- a CDS encoding class III signal peptide-containing protein, with protein sequence MKRKAQGAIEYLFMIAAALVIVLIVWRQLKNRGQSASDIADTAEQQISEELNSEIGS
- a CDS encoding class III signal peptide-containing protein, whose protein sequence is MRRNAQGSVEYLFMVAIAIVMIFVFVRKFFDPRFGTIHKTGELQNTIESEISEDIESAMNGQNG
- a CDS encoding site-2 protease family protein, with protein sequence MSRGIYECVRCGHREVIDSSEPVLENGCPECGGDMVLVGFEAGAENAPNEPSVSQRIPLHTVHPAALPPAVEAKLSEFYVIEPRGVEGNVFVFEVRDVLEGDFERVLRELEELGYWAALKRRGGRVLLYVFPAGEVREDNRWLPWVFLIATIFTTFLAGYWLSLSYISLLDEYGLPGIRNPYVNALAFSISVMAILGTHELGHKIAAAYHGVRATMPYFIPFPSMLGTMGAVIRVKSPLPTRNAAIDLGVSGPIAGFLVAIPVSIIGLKLSVPVPVSMVPPTGGITFGENLFFMFIEKYLVTFPENSVVFLHPVAIAGWVGILVTFLNLIPAAQLDGGHIARAFLSERTHRYLTTAVGLVLIGMSFLWVGWLIWGILVLMMGAMGNPGALDEVSPISKKRIALALAALVLFILSATPAPISATG